One stretch of Deinococcus ruber DNA includes these proteins:
- a CDS encoding transposase family protein: MEAVLHDREADKGRSGRPSAAPEPAISLLRHRAITIKRREPWPRSITLEFWREYRTSFHLGQVWGIHETTVLRTVVRVEDALLRSGGFSLPGKRR; the protein is encoded by the coding sequence ATGGAAGCGGTGCTGCACGACCGAGAAGCCGATAAGGGCAGGTCAGGACGTCCATCGGCAGCGCCGGAGCCTGCAATTTCGCTTTTGCGGCACCGTGCGATCACGATCAAGCGTCGTGAACCTTGGCCGAGATCAATAACACTGGAATTCTGGCGAGAATACCGGACGTCCTTCCATCTGGGTCAAGTGTGGGGTATCCATGAGACGACGGTTCTGCGAACCGTGGTCCGGGTGGAAGACGCGCTGCTGCGGAGCGGAGGGTTCTCCCTGCCAGGGAAAAGACGCTGA
- a CDS encoding ATP-grasp domain-containing protein has translation MNILLTSAGRRSSLLHALREAAQPFQGKIIAADLDPLAPALYVADAAEQVPMVRDERYISALLDIVARHEIRLLVPTIDTELKTLADHAEEFAAAGCRVHTSTSGFVEIAEDKWKTVNAFRAHDIAVPNSWLPSELGDHALLPERLFLKPRNGSASLHTYGIHRAELSTTLPRVPYAIVQQEIHGPELTIDAFISRDGRPIHFVPRLRLRTLAGESIQGVTVASDGHLGEWLTRVLSVAAELGARGVITLQIFDTLNGYILSEINPRFGGGFPLGYAAGGHYPQWLLQELQGEFVPSRIGQYQVGLYMTRANTEIFTQRLQW, from the coding sequence TTGAACATCCTATTAACGAGTGCGGGGCGGCGATCTTCTCTTCTACATGCACTACGTGAGGCAGCCCAACCTTTTCAGGGCAAGATTATCGCCGCAGACCTCGATCCTCTTGCCCCCGCTCTGTACGTTGCTGATGCAGCCGAACAAGTGCCAATGGTAAGAGATGAGCGCTATATCTCAGCACTGCTCGACATCGTCGCACGCCATGAAATTCGGCTTCTGGTTCCTACCATCGACACCGAGTTAAAGACGTTGGCTGATCACGCTGAGGAGTTTGCAGCAGCAGGATGTCGTGTTCACACCTCTACCTCTGGTTTCGTCGAGATTGCGGAAGACAAGTGGAAAACCGTCAATGCCTTTCGTGCTCATGACATTGCAGTACCAAATTCTTGGCTGCCGAGTGAACTTGGGGATCATGCCCTGCTACCTGAACGGCTGTTTCTGAAGCCCCGGAACGGTAGTGCCAGCCTTCATACTTACGGGATTCATCGGGCCGAGTTATCTACCACGCTGCCACGTGTCCCCTACGCCATCGTGCAGCAAGAGATTCACGGGCCTGAACTGACGATTGACGCCTTTATCTCCAGAGATGGCCGACCCATCCACTTCGTGCCGCGCCTACGCCTGCGAACACTGGCCGGCGAATCCATCCAGGGCGTCACCGTAGCAAGTGACGGTCACCTGGGAGAATGGCTCACGCGGGTACTGAGCGTGGCTGCCGAACTGGGCGCTCGGGGCGTCATCACCCTTCAAATTTTCGATACCCTAAACGGATACATACTTTCTGAGATCAATCCTCGGTTTGGCGGCGGTTTTCCTCTCGGCTACGCGGCAGGTGGACACTATCCTCAGTGGCTCCTTCAAGAGCTACAAGGTGAATTTGTGCCTTCACGGATCGGCCAGTATCAGGTTGGTTTGTACATGACCCGGGCCAATACCGAGATATTCACTCAGAGGCTGCAGTGGTAG
- a CDS encoding HAD family hydrolase gives MVESDQLERLSGIILDLDDTIYLEAEYVVSGFQAVADALSNDPEERRHYGAWLLRTSLERKDSRTFNHLLDTFPVLSQRSQVAQMIQIYREHQPSLTLSPLWRETLEDWRQEGIFLGLISDGDLTGQQRKVEALGLTHFLDHIILTDQYGREHWKPARTAFEEMQERSGLQRRQLVYVGDNVLKDFVAPNQLGWRSVRFRSSGQVRGDLMPADRQFAAEAEATDLSSLRVLLEKWR, from the coding sequence GTGGTAGAGAGCGATCAACTGGAACGGCTGTCTGGGATCATCCTCGACCTCGACGACACAATCTATCTAGAAGCGGAGTATGTAGTGAGTGGGTTCCAAGCTGTAGCAGATGCACTGAGCAACGACCCGGAAGAACGCCGCCACTACGGGGCATGGCTGCTTCGCACTTCGCTCGAACGTAAGGATAGTCGGACGTTCAATCATCTACTTGACACATTTCCAGTACTCTCACAACGGAGCCAAGTTGCCCAGATGATCCAAATTTATCGCGAGCATCAGCCAAGTCTCACCCTCTCCCCACTGTGGAGGGAAACGTTGGAGGACTGGAGGCAGGAAGGAATCTTCCTCGGTCTGATCAGCGATGGCGATCTGACTGGGCAGCAGCGCAAGGTAGAAGCCCTGGGCTTAACGCACTTTCTCGACCACATCATCCTGACCGATCAGTACGGGAGAGAACACTGGAAGCCCGCCCGTACAGCCTTTGAGGAAATGCAGGAACGCAGCGGGCTACAACGCCGACAATTGGTATACGTAGGCGACAATGTTCTGAAAGATTTCGTCGCTCCGAATCAGCTTGGGTGGCGATCCGTTCGATTCCGTTCATCAGGTCAAGTGAGGGGCGACCTCATGCCCGCAGATCGACAGTTTGCTGCTGAAGCAGAAGCGACAGATCTATCGTCGCTGCGAGTGTTGCTGGAGAAGTGGCGATGA
- a CDS encoding YdcF family protein, translated as MPQHVPPSVFSVVVSIAIGLLASSLWHALYWKVPLVACAVLLTGGTFLLLRQPSTRTAVLVLVLPLLLILSSLTFTPMLHRILTALTVQATPRHADAIVILGGGVNCTTGVLTAASQERLEQGIRLWQAGYASTLVLSQQADALYGADCPKVSDVSLQLLQQRFPAQLPPVEILHNVMNTHDEAVETARLITHHRWQQVLLVTSSWHSRRAALMFAKVGVPFTSVPAPAAVAASGFIPTPLEQYTLLRELAAYVKAWVQGEL; from the coding sequence ATGCCCCAGCACGTTCCGCCTTCCGTCTTCTCCGTGGTCGTGTCCATTGCCATCGGCCTCCTGGCAAGTTCGTTGTGGCACGCGTTGTACTGGAAGGTCCCACTGGTCGCGTGCGCGGTGCTCCTGACCGGTGGGACCTTCCTGTTGCTGCGTCAACCGTCCACGCGGACGGCCGTGCTCGTCCTAGTGCTGCCGCTGCTGCTGATCCTCAGCAGCCTCACGTTCACGCCTATGCTGCACCGGATTCTGACCGCCCTGACCGTGCAGGCTACCCCTCGACACGCCGACGCCATCGTGATCCTAGGCGGCGGTGTGAACTGCACCACGGGCGTGCTGACCGCAGCTTCCCAGGAGCGGCTGGAACAGGGCATCCGGCTGTGGCAGGCCGGGTACGCGTCCACGCTGGTGCTCAGCCAGCAGGCAGACGCGCTCTACGGCGCCGACTGTCCGAAAGTCTCGGATGTGTCCCTCCAGCTCCTCCAACAACGCTTCCCAGCACAGCTGCCGCCGGTGGAGATCCTGCACAACGTCATGAACACCCATGACGAAGCGGTCGAAACCGCACGGCTGATCACCCACCACCGATGGCAGCAGGTGCTTTTGGTCACCTCGTCCTGGCATTCGCGCCGCGCGGCCCTGATGTTCGCCAAGGTCGGCGTGCCGTTCACCTCTGTGCCGGCCCCAGCTGCTGTGGCCGCTTCAGGCTTCATCCCGACGCCCTTAGAGCAGTACACCCTGCTGCGCGAACTCGCTGCGTATGTAAAGGCGTGGGTCCAGGGCGAGCTTTAG
- a CDS encoding transposase family protein, with amino-acid sequence MNAPKKATRLVSGNKKRHTLKLQRLIHTFTCQILCVATGRGATHDLRRLRESKTQIYPDTERLADAGYQGIHHQHAFTRTPKNASKDHPLMKAQRADTRQGAKVRLPVEHVIRRLKVFCIFKETYRHRRRRVQLRVNLMAALCNRIPIQT; translated from the coding sequence GTGAACGCTCCAAAAAAAGCAACGAGACTGGTCAGTGGGAACAAGAAGCGCCACACGCTGAAATTGCAACGCCTGATCCATACGTTCACGTGCCAGATCCTCTGCGTGGCCACGGGTCGTGGGGCGACGCATGATCTTCGACGCCTGAGGGAGTCGAAGACCCAGATTTATCCGGACACCGAACGCCTCGCCGACGCTGGGTATCAAGGGATTCATCACCAACACGCGTTCACTCGAACGCCGAAGAACGCGAGCAAGGATCACCCGCTCATGAAAGCCCAGCGGGCTGACACTCGTCAAGGCGCGAAGGTGAGATTGCCCGTGGAGCATGTCATCCGGCGGCTCAAGGTCTTCTGTATCTTCAAGGAGACGTATCGGCACCGACGGCGCCGCGTTCAACTCCGGGTCAATCTCATGGCTGCCCTCTGCAACCGCATCCCCATCCAAACCTGA